Proteins found in one Candidatus Methylomirabilota bacterium genomic segment:
- a CDS encoding type II secretion system F family protein: MPTFTYKGVNAGGGAVNAEITAADERTAARQLRSQGITVQSIAAKRAAAAGIDLSSIPVLGSFFGGVRSKDVSVFTRQFATMISAGLPLVQCLQALGQQAERKRFQDIIAKVSADVEGGATLSEAMARHPKVFDELYVNLVHVGEIGGVLDSMLARLAVYMEKADALKHRVKMATVYPVLVVTVAIGVVTFLLIFIIPIFSSFYEKAGVPLPAPTAFVVGASNFIRNYWYGIIGVAAGMFFAFRAWYGTDQGKTTVDRFLLRAPIFGVLLRKIAVARFTRTLSALISGGVPILDALKITAKTAGNRIVENAVMEARERVTAGQTLAEPLRQSKVFPAMVVQMVSVGEQTGALDNMLAKVADYYEDEVDVAVSGLTALLEPIMIVFLGIVVGGIVISMYLPIFQVITLVK; the protein is encoded by the coding sequence ATGCCCACGTTTACGTACAAGGGGGTGAACGCCGGCGGGGGGGCGGTGAACGCCGAGATCACCGCCGCCGACGAGCGGACGGCGGCTCGCCAGCTCCGCTCCCAGGGGATCACCGTCCAGAGCATCGCCGCCAAGCGCGCCGCGGCCGCCGGGATCGACCTCTCGTCGATCCCGGTGCTCGGCAGCTTCTTCGGCGGGGTCCGCTCCAAGGACGTCTCGGTCTTCACCCGGCAGTTCGCCACGATGATCAGCGCCGGCCTGCCCCTCGTCCAGTGTCTCCAGGCCCTCGGCCAGCAGGCCGAGCGGAAGCGCTTCCAGGACATCATCGCCAAGGTCTCGGCCGACGTCGAGGGCGGCGCCACGCTGTCGGAGGCGATGGCCCGCCACCCGAAGGTCTTCGACGAGCTCTACGTCAACCTGGTCCACGTCGGGGAAATCGGCGGTGTCCTCGACAGCATGCTGGCGCGGCTGGCCGTCTACATGGAGAAGGCCGACGCCCTCAAGCACCGGGTCAAGATGGCCACGGTGTACCCCGTCCTGGTCGTCACCGTGGCCATCGGCGTGGTCACCTTCCTGCTGATCTTCATCATCCCGATCTTCTCGAGCTTCTACGAGAAGGCCGGGGTGCCCCTCCCGGCGCCGACCGCCTTCGTCGTCGGCGCGTCCAACTTCATCCGCAACTACTGGTACGGGATCATCGGCGTGGCGGCCGGGATGTTCTTCGCCTTCCGCGCGTGGTACGGGACCGACCAGGGCAAGACCACGGTCGACCGGTTCCTCCTCCGGGCGCCGATCTTCGGCGTCCTGCTCCGGAAGATCGCCGTCGCCCGGTTCACCCGCACGCTGTCGGCGCTCATCAGCGGTGGCGTGCCGATCCTGGACGCCCTCAAGATCACGGCCAAGACCGCGGGCAACCGGATCGTGGAGAACGCCGTCATGGAGGCGCGGGAGCGCGTGACCGCCGGCCAGACCCTGGCCGAGCCCCTCCGGCAGAGCAAGGTGTTCCCGGCCATGGTCGTGCAGATGGTCTCGGTCGGCGAGCAGACCGGCGCCCTCGACAACATGCTCGCCAAGGTCGCCGACTACTACGAGGACGAGGTCGACGTGGCGGTCTCGGGGCTGACCGCCCTGCTCGAGCCGATCATGATCGTCTTCCTCGGCATCGTGGTCGGCGGCATCGTCATCTCGATGTACCTGCCCATCTTCCAGGTCATCACCCTCGTGAAGTGA
- a CDS encoding ATP-binding protein: MAQRSETQNAVRWLIIMRAGVTTLLFVSVAGVYLWGYLAFPFGPFAAVVGASCALSVVSWILARWIGGSTRFAEIQIYLDILLETALIYVTGGTFSLFTFIYLFSILATSIVVTPRRSFVTAAVSVLCHGLLLDLQFYRVIPPVGQFAARQDVVAEGSFTILLISANVCASFTVAYLATYLAEQLRQVRWQARRTEASLAELQVQHEDIVQSVSSGLVTFDRDGRTLTANRTVETLSGRAQRELQRHPFDRIFQQAPAFSQLWDDLRTWMRQPCRFPANLVRADGSVIPIGVSASLLRHGSGEPMGVICSFQDLSDIKRMEAQVRHADRLAAIGRLAAGLAHEIRNPIASIRGSVEVLRQNLKPQGADRRLMDIVLRESDRLDGTITEFLEFSRPRRREPVLTDVTAIMDEILLLLGQQAGHALRTVKEYPDGTVKAYVDPAQVRQALWNLCRNAVDAMPQGGTLRVAARLNRAAWNGRGVVEIVVEDTGPGVAPEHLPHIFEPFYTTKPDGTGLGLAIVHRIIEEHEGEIRVETREGGGARFVVAVPGVEL, translated from the coding sequence ATGGCGCAGCGTAGCGAGACGCAGAACGCCGTCCGCTGGCTCATCATCATGCGGGCGGGCGTGACGACGCTGCTGTTCGTCTCGGTGGCGGGCGTCTACCTGTGGGGCTATCTCGCCTTTCCCTTCGGACCCTTCGCGGCCGTGGTGGGGGCCAGCTGCGCGCTGTCCGTCGTCTCCTGGATCCTGGCCCGCTGGATCGGTGGCTCCACCCGGTTCGCCGAGATCCAGATCTACCTCGACATCCTGCTCGAGACGGCACTGATCTATGTCACCGGCGGGACGTTCAGCCTGTTCACGTTCATCTATCTCTTCTCCATCCTGGCCACCAGCATCGTGGTGACCCCGCGCCGGAGCTTCGTGACCGCGGCGGTCAGCGTCCTCTGCCACGGTCTCCTCCTGGACCTGCAGTTCTACCGGGTGATTCCGCCCGTCGGGCAGTTCGCGGCGCGGCAGGACGTGGTCGCCGAAGGGAGCTTCACGATCCTCCTGATCTCGGCCAACGTGTGCGCCTCCTTCACGGTGGCGTATCTGGCGACCTACCTGGCCGAGCAGCTGCGGCAGGTGCGCTGGCAGGCGCGCCGGACGGAGGCCAGCCTGGCCGAGCTCCAGGTGCAGCACGAGGACATCGTCCAGAGCGTGTCGAGCGGGCTGGTGACCTTCGACCGGGATGGGCGGACGCTGACCGCGAACCGCACGGTGGAGACGCTGAGCGGTCGCGCCCAGCGCGAGCTCCAGCGACACCCCTTCGACCGCATCTTCCAGCAGGCCCCCGCGTTCTCCCAGCTCTGGGATGACCTCCGCACGTGGATGCGCCAGCCCTGCCGGTTCCCGGCCAACCTCGTCCGAGCCGACGGGTCCGTGATCCCGATCGGGGTCAGCGCCTCCCTGCTGCGGCACGGGTCCGGTGAGCCCATGGGCGTCATCTGCTCCTTTCAGGACCTGTCGGACATCAAGCGTATGGAAGCGCAGGTGCGGCACGCCGATCGGCTAGCCGCCATCGGGCGGCTGGCGGCCGGGCTCGCCCACGAGATCCGAAACCCGATCGCATCGATCCGGGGCTCCGTCGAGGTCCTCCGCCAGAATCTCAAGCCCCAGGGCGCGGACCGCCGGCTCATGGACATCGTCCTCCGGGAGTCGGACCGCCTGGACGGCACCATCACCGAGTTCCTGGAGTTCTCGCGCCCGCGGCGCCGGGAGCCCGTGCTGACGGATGTGACCGCGATCATGGACGAGATCCTGCTGCTCCTCGGCCAGCAGGCCGGCCACGCGCTGCGGACGGTCAAGGAGTATCCCGACGGAACCGTCAAGGCGTACGTCGATCCGGCGCAGGTCCGCCAGGCCCTCTGGAACCTCTGCCGCAACGCCGTCGACGCGATGCCGCAAGGCGGAACGCTGCGGGTGGCGGCCCGCCTGAACCGGGCGGCCTGGAATGGTCGAGGCGTGGTCGAGATCGTGGTCGAGGATACCGGGCCGGGGGTGGCGCCCGAGCACCTCCCGCACATCTTCGAGCCTTTTTACACGACCAAGCCGGACGGGACCGGGCTGGGTCTCGCCATCGTGCACCGCATCATCGAGGAGCACGAAGGGGAGATCCGCGTGGAGACCCGGGAGGGCGGCGGCGCGCGATTTGTGGTGGCCGTCCCCGGCGTGGAGCTCTAG
- a CDS encoding glycosyltransferase family 39 protein yields MGGLSYGLPYFVHPDESLLVPIAMGVLAGDPNPHFFNWPSLYMYVLAGVFAAYGLVLRLTEGVSVVAAFVRDPVPFYLLGRVVTATLGTLTVGLCYRLGARLYGPGVGIAAGLFLAVNLQHVVDSHFATADVPVTCLVLAAMLATVGYWERGRLSTAFLAGVLGGLAASAKYNGALVGAAFLVAHALRWRTSGASWPGLITGRVLPVWLGGAVVGFLVGTPFAALAPGEFLRGLFGEVRAIGTVQFGNEGDLPGLAFHLFHSLPQAMGAASLLCAGAGLAVALWRRGPADLILLAFPLPYLGIIATWDSRFERYTVPLLPLVSILAAVGVATVASRVGRRRGLVFATLAVLVAAPAAARVLYFEILLARPDSREVAGQWMERSLPASSRVAMEPYSPPVSWTDAAGRVQRVTSPPLGSPPTGLAPKLPRPRPAPWVSGLRIAPLVEYDFEALRARGMTYVVLSSFMYKRHTGACASFPAACRFYRDLDARATLVYAIEPIPEDRRLWMGDIYAPVSDVFARTRPGPIIKIYRLPGA; encoded by the coding sequence GTGGGGGGCCTGTCCTACGGCCTCCCCTACTTCGTCCACCCGGACGAGAGCCTCCTGGTCCCGATCGCGATGGGGGTGCTGGCCGGCGACCCCAACCCGCACTTCTTCAACTGGCCGAGCCTCTACATGTACGTGCTGGCCGGGGTGTTCGCGGCCTACGGGCTGGTCCTCCGGCTGACCGAGGGCGTCTCCGTGGTGGCCGCGTTCGTGCGAGACCCCGTCCCCTTCTACCTGCTCGGTCGGGTCGTGACGGCGACCCTGGGTACCCTGACCGTGGGGTTGTGCTATCGGCTCGGCGCGCGGCTGTACGGCCCGGGGGTCGGGATCGCGGCGGGCCTCTTCCTGGCCGTCAATCTCCAGCACGTGGTGGACTCCCACTTCGCCACCGCGGATGTGCCGGTGACGTGCCTCGTGCTGGCCGCGATGCTGGCGACGGTCGGGTACTGGGAGCGGGGGCGGCTCTCGACCGCGTTCCTGGCGGGGGTCCTCGGCGGGCTGGCGGCCTCGGCCAAGTACAACGGGGCCCTGGTGGGAGCGGCCTTCCTGGTGGCCCACGCCCTCCGGTGGCGGACGAGCGGGGCGTCCTGGCCCGGCCTGATCACCGGACGGGTGCTCCCGGTGTGGCTCGGAGGCGCCGTCGTCGGTTTCCTCGTGGGGACGCCGTTCGCGGCGCTGGCGCCCGGAGAGTTCCTGCGCGGCCTCTTCGGCGAGGTCCGCGCCATCGGCACGGTGCAGTTCGGCAACGAGGGCGACCTGCCCGGCCTGGCCTTCCACCTCTTCCACTCGTTGCCCCAGGCGATGGGGGCGGCATCGCTCCTCTGCGCCGGGGCCGGGTTGGCCGTGGCGCTCTGGCGCCGGGGCCCGGCGGATCTGATCCTGCTCGCTTTTCCGCTGCCCTATCTCGGCATCATCGCGACCTGGGACTCCCGGTTCGAGCGCTACACGGTTCCGTTGCTTCCCCTCGTGAGCATCCTGGCCGCGGTGGGTGTGGCCACGGTGGCCTCCCGGGTCGGGCGTCGGCGCGGCCTGGTCTTCGCCACCCTCGCCGTTCTGGTGGCGGCGCCGGCGGCGGCTCGCGTGCTCTATTTCGAGATCCTGTTGGCCCGCCCGGACAGTCGGGAAGTCGCCGGCCAGTGGATGGAGAGGAGCCTCCCGGCCAGCAGCCGCGTCGCCATGGAGCCCTACTCGCCCCCGGTGTCCTGGACAGACGCGGCCGGCCGCGTGCAGCGGGTGACCAGCCCGCCCCTGGGGAGCCCACCCACCGGGCTCGCGCCGAAGCTGCCGCGGCCGCGTCCCGCGCCATGGGTGTCGGGGTTGCGCATCGCGCCCCTGGTCGAGTACGACTTCGAGGCCCTGCGGGCTCGCGGAATGACGTACGTCGTCCTCTCGAGCTTCATGTACAAGCGCCACACGGGCGCCTGCGCGTCGTTCCCGGCGGCCTGCCGCTTCTATCGTGATCTCGATGCGCGAGCGACGCTCGTCTACGCGATCGAGCCGATCCCGGAGGACCGGCGGCTGTGGATGGGCGACATCTACGCGCCGGTCAGCGACGTCTTCGCCCGGACGCGGCCGGGGCCCATCATCAAGATCTACCGCCTGCCGGGAGCTTGA
- a CDS encoding sigma-54 dependent transcriptional regulator translates to MAERLLIVDDEQSMREWLTIALSQDGFEVESAGTGEEALKVLEQTAVDLALVDLRMPGLDGLETLRRVRQLDESVSVVIMTAYATAETAVQALKEGAYDYIIKPFKVDELRHLVQKALEERRLRGENLRLRREVELRYHFGNLIGKSPSMQEIFSTIGRLGDSKATVLVTGESGTGKELVAKAIHFNSSRKLKPFVTVNCGAIPHELMESELFGHVKGAFTGAVAAKQGLFEVADEGTLFLDEVSELPLHLQVKLLRVLEDPEIRPVGGVKPVRVDVRIVAATNRDLPQAVAGKAFREDLFYRLNVISVRVPPLRERREDIPLLASHFLEKFAGVAGAAPKLISPEALSALERYAWPGNVRELENVIERAVTLEPDSVIRVESLPELLRVGSGPEVTRIELPPDGLDLDALMAGIERDLLSQALRRADGVQSRAAQLLHTSFRSFRYRLQKYGLDRE, encoded by the coding sequence GTGGCTGAACGGCTGCTGATCGTCGACGACGAACAGAGCATGCGGGAGTGGCTCACCATCGCCCTCTCGCAGGACGGGTTCGAAGTCGAGAGCGCGGGCACGGGCGAAGAGGCCCTGAAGGTGCTCGAGCAGACGGCGGTGGATCTCGCGCTGGTAGACCTCCGCATGCCCGGCCTGGACGGCCTGGAAACGCTGCGTCGCGTCAGGCAACTGGACGAGTCCGTGTCGGTCGTCATCATGACGGCCTACGCGACCGCCGAGACCGCCGTGCAGGCCCTCAAGGAAGGGGCCTACGACTACATCATCAAGCCGTTCAAGGTGGACGAGCTTCGCCACCTCGTCCAGAAAGCGCTCGAGGAGCGGCGCCTCCGGGGCGAGAACCTCCGGCTCCGACGGGAGGTCGAGCTCCGGTACCACTTCGGCAACCTGATCGGCAAGAGCCCCTCGATGCAGGAGATCTTCTCCACCATCGGCCGGCTCGGCGACAGCAAGGCGACCGTGCTGGTGACGGGCGAGAGCGGCACGGGCAAGGAGCTGGTGGCCAAGGCCATCCACTTCAATTCCAGCCGCAAGCTCAAGCCTTTCGTGACGGTGAACTGCGGCGCCATCCCCCACGAGCTGATGGAGTCCGAGTTGTTCGGCCACGTGAAGGGGGCGTTCACGGGCGCGGTGGCGGCCAAGCAAGGCCTCTTCGAGGTCGCTGACGAGGGGACGCTCTTCCTGGACGAGGTGAGCGAGCTCCCCCTGCATCTCCAGGTGAAGCTGCTCCGCGTGCTCGAGGATCCCGAGATCCGGCCGGTGGGCGGCGTGAAGCCGGTCCGGGTGGACGTCCGCATCGTCGCCGCGACCAACCGCGACCTGCCTCAGGCGGTCGCCGGCAAAGCGTTTCGAGAGGACCTCTTCTACCGTTTGAACGTGATCTCGGTGCGGGTTCCGCCGCTTCGGGAGCGTCGCGAGGACATCCCCCTCCTGGCCAGCCACTTCCTCGAGAAGTTCGCCGGGGTGGCCGGCGCCGCGCCCAAGCTGATCTCGCCGGAGGCGCTGTCCGCGCTGGAGCGCTACGCCTGGCCGGGGAACGTCCGGGAGCTCGAGAACGTGATCGAACGCGCAGTCACCCTCGAGCCGGACAGCGTGATCCGGGTGGAAAGCCTCCCGGAGCTCTTGCGGGTCGGGTCTGGACCGGAAGTCACCCGCATCGAGCTGCCCCCCGACGGGCTCGATCTGGACGCCCTGATGGCCGGGATCGAGCGCGACCTCCTGAGCCAGGCCCTCCGCCGGGCCGACGGCGTCCAGAGCCGGGCGGCCCAGCTCCTCCACACCAGCTTCCGCTCCTTCCGCTACCGTCTTCAGAAGTACGGTCTCGACCGGGAGTGA
- a CDS encoding prepilin-type N-terminal cleavage/methylation domain-containing protein: MFCRFRDQRGVTLVELMVVVAIIAIIAAIAITLYQDVQKKAKLAADQGVIAAMRSAIAIYYGQHNGNFPGAPGKYVTPSPPVFQCAGFGYTYDSATGLVTVSGNLASGC; the protein is encoded by the coding sequence ATGTTCTGTCGCTTCAGGGACCAGCGCGGTGTGACGCTGGTCGAGCTGATGGTCGTGGTCGCGATCATTGCCATCATCGCGGCCATCGCCATTACGCTCTACCAGGACGTCCAGAAGAAGGCCAAGCTGGCCGCCGACCAGGGCGTCATCGCCGCCATGCGGTCGGCCATCGCGATCTATTACGGCCAGCACAACGGGAACTTCCCGGGCGCGCCTGGGAAGTACGTGACGCCGAGTCCGCCGGTCTTCCAGTGCGCGGGCTTCGGTTACACGTATGACAGCGCGACCGGGTTGGTCACCGTCTCCGGGAACCTGGCGTCGGGCTGCTAA
- a CDS encoding class I SAM-dependent methyltransferase, with protein MPAACARSDNEAKYRSRNPVVRHLVGRFLTGIGRLVAERAPARVLEVGCGEGVVMRYLRDGRPDLRIDGVELDPEAAGRARARNPGSLVLQGDLYALGVASRAYDLVLCLEVLEHLQDPARALLEIRRVARRHLILSVPHEPFFRLGNVLRGKNLVRLGDPSDHVQHWGKREFEAFCRRHLHVDRTILAFPWLIVAASV; from the coding sequence ATGCCCGCGGCATGCGCTCGCAGCGACAACGAGGCGAAGTACCGCTCGCGGAACCCGGTCGTCCGGCATCTGGTCGGCCGGTTCCTGACCGGCATCGGTCGGCTGGTGGCCGAACGCGCGCCGGCGCGCGTGCTGGAGGTGGGGTGCGGCGAAGGCGTCGTCATGCGGTATCTCCGGGACGGCCGTCCGGACCTGCGGATCGACGGGGTCGAGCTGGACCCCGAGGCGGCCGGGCGGGCGCGCGCCCGGAACCCGGGCAGCCTCGTGCTGCAGGGCGACCTCTATGCCCTCGGCGTGGCGAGTCGCGCCTACGACCTCGTGCTGTGCCTGGAGGTGCTGGAGCACCTGCAGGACCCCGCGCGGGCGCTCCTGGAGATCCGACGCGTCGCGCGGCGTCACCTGATCCTGAGCGTGCCGCATGAGCCGTTCTTCCGACTCGGCAACGTTCTCCGTGGAAAGAACCTCGTCCGACTCGGCGACCCGAGCGACCACGTCCAGCACTGGGGCAAACGGGAATTCGAGGCCTTCTGCCGCCGACACCTCCACGTCGACCGAACGATCCTCGCCTTCCCCTGGCTCATCGTCGCGGCCTCCGTCTGA
- a CDS encoding prepilin-type N-terminal cleavage/methylation domain-containing protein, which produces MGAGVRDQRGITLVELMVVVAIIAIIAAIAITMYQNAVAKSRYAADQGLLGAMRSAIAIYYGQHNGNFPGAPGAYVNPSPPIFQCTALTYSYDSATGALLVTSGNTVADCP; this is translated from the coding sequence GTGGGCGCGGGCGTCAGAGATCAGCGCGGGATCACGTTGGTGGAGCTGATGGTCGTGGTCGCGATCATCGCCATCATCGCGGCCATCGCCATCACGATGTACCAGAACGCGGTGGCGAAATCCCGGTACGCTGCGGATCAAGGGCTCCTGGGCGCCATGCGGTCGGCGATCGCCATCTACTATGGCCAGCACAACGGGAACTTTCCGGGAGCCCCCGGGGCCTACGTCAACCCGAGTCCCCCGATCTTCCAGTGCACGGCCCTGACCTATTCCTACGATTCCGCTACGGGTGCGCTGTTGGTGACCTCGGGTAACACCGTGGCCGACTGTCCGTAG
- a CDS encoding prepilin peptidase, with product MTVALPGGLPPLFAWSVVVALAAVLGSFLNVCISRLPRGESIVSPPSHCPRCQTPIRYYDNIPLVSFALLGGRCRACREPIPWRYPVVEALAIGIGLLALWHFGPTWAGLRVFVLGLALVAVTFIDLETRLIPDLITLPGIVVGLLFHLAWGPWRVVDGLLGCVVAGGLFYLIAWLSELSFGREGMGGGDIKLAAMMGAFLGLGGVLVAIFLGVMAGGIMALGLLGFGLKRFGQYLAFGPFLAVGGLIAAFWAGPILDWYLG from the coding sequence GTGACCGTGGCGCTTCCGGGCGGGCTTCCCCCCCTGTTCGCCTGGTCCGTGGTGGTCGCGCTGGCGGCGGTGCTGGGCAGCTTCCTGAACGTCTGCATCTCCCGCCTTCCCCGTGGCGAGAGCATCGTGTCGCCTCCGTCCCACTGCCCGCGCTGCCAGACGCCCATCCGGTACTACGACAACATCCCGCTCGTCTCCTTCGCGCTCCTCGGGGGTCGCTGCCGGGCGTGCCGGGAGCCGATCCCGTGGCGGTACCCGGTGGTGGAGGCGTTGGCGATCGGGATCGGGCTCCTGGCGCTGTGGCACTTCGGACCCACCTGGGCGGGCCTCCGCGTGTTCGTCCTGGGCCTCGCCCTGGTCGCAGTGACGTTCATCGACCTCGAGACGCGTCTCATTCCCGACCTGATCACGCTGCCGGGCATCGTGGTCGGGCTCCTCTTCCACCTCGCCTGGGGGCCCTGGCGCGTCGTGGACGGACTCCTGGGGTGCGTCGTCGCGGGCGGGCTCTTCTATCTGATCGCCTGGCTGAGCGAGCTGAGTTTCGGTCGGGAAGGGATGGGCGGCGGTGACATCAAGCTGGCGGCGATGATGGGCGCGTTCCTGGGGCTCGGGGGCGTGCTCGTCGCGATCTTCCTCGGGGTCATGGCCGGAGGGATCATGGCCCTGGGGCTCCTGGGCTTCGGTCTCAAGCGCTTCGGGCAATACCTGGCCTTCGGACCGTTTCTCGCGGTGGGCGGCCTCATCGCCGCGTTCTGGGCCGGGCCCATCCTCGACTGGTACCTGGGGTAG
- a CDS encoding prepilin-type N-terminal cleavage/methylation domain-containing protein: MFRTVRNQRGVTLVELMVVVAIIAIIAAIAITLYQDVQKKAKLAADQGVIAAMRSAIAIYYGQHNGNFPGAPGNYVTPSPPAFQCVGFGYTYDSATGLITVSGNLASGC, translated from the coding sequence GTGTTCAGAACGGTACGGAACCAGCGCGGTGTGACGCTGGTCGAGCTGATGGTCGTGGTGGCGATCATCGCCATCATCGCGGCCATCGCCATCACGCTCTACCAGGACGTCCAGAAGAAGGCGAAGCTGGCCGCCGACCAGGGCGTCATCGCCGCCATGCGCTCGGCCATCGCGATCTATTACGGCCAGCACAACGGGAACTTCCCGGGGGCGCCCGGGAACTACGTGACGCCGAGTCCGCCGGCTTTCCAGTGCGTAGGCTTCGGCTACACGTACGACAGCGCGACCGGTTTGATTACCGTGTCGGGCAACCTGGCGTCAGGCTGCTAG
- a CDS encoding glycosyltransferase family 2 protein, with translation MSQVGMPRITPGVELSIVIPVLDEAPSLPLLYRELTDVLEGMRRSYELIFVDDGSRDESFPILEKLYRQDDRVRVFQLRRNFGKAAALSVGFAHARGEVIATLDADLQDDPAELPRLLSALEEGRDLVSGWKLRRQDPASKRWPSRLFNAVTGRLTGLRLHDFNSGFKVYRRAVVEELRLYGELHRFIPVLAARRGFVVGEVPVNHRSRRFGTSKYGAARFVRGCLDLLTVLFLTRYTRRPLHLFGGLGLLSLGVGLVANLYLSALWVAGVRPIGNRPLLAFGVLAILVGIQFLSLGLLSELVLSFQARSSEDVSIRSRLG, from the coding sequence ATGTCGCAGGTCGGGATGCCAAGGATCACGCCGGGAGTCGAGCTGTCGATCGTCATCCCCGTGCTCGACGAGGCGCCGAGCCTTCCTCTGCTCTATCGGGAGCTCACGGACGTCCTGGAGGGCATGCGGCGGTCCTACGAGCTGATCTTCGTCGACGACGGCAGCCGGGACGAGTCCTTCCCCATCCTCGAGAAGCTCTACCGGCAGGACGACCGCGTCCGGGTGTTCCAGCTCCGGCGGAACTTCGGGAAGGCGGCGGCCCTCTCGGTCGGCTTCGCGCACGCTCGCGGCGAGGTCATCGCCACGCTGGACGCCGACCTCCAGGACGATCCGGCCGAGCTGCCGCGGCTCCTGTCCGCGCTGGAAGAGGGGCGCGACCTCGTCTCCGGCTGGAAGCTACGGCGGCAGGACCCCGCCTCGAAGCGCTGGCCGTCCCGGCTGTTCAACGCGGTGACCGGCCGGTTGACCGGGCTCCGGCTCCACGACTTCAACTCCGGCTTCAAGGTCTATCGGCGCGCGGTCGTGGAGGAGCTGCGGCTCTACGGCGAGCTCCATCGTTTCATCCCGGTGCTCGCGGCTCGGCGGGGCTTCGTGGTCGGCGAGGTGCCGGTCAATCATCGCTCGCGGCGGTTCGGCACCTCGAAGTACGGGGCGGCCCGGTTCGTCCGGGGCTGCCTGGACCTCCTGACCGTGCTCTTCCTGACCCGCTACACGCGGCGGCCGCTCCACCTGTTCGGGGGGCTCGGACTTCTGAGCCTCGGCGTCGGCCTGGTGGCGAACCTCTACCTGAGCGCGCTGTGGGTGGCCGGGGTCCGCCCGATCGGGAATCGTCCGCTCCTGGCCTTCGGTGTCCTCGCCATCCTGGTCGGGATCCAGTTCCTGTCGCTGGGGCTCCTGAGCGAGCTCGTCCTGAGCTTTCAGGCCCGCAGCAGCGAAGACGTCTCCATTCGCTCCCGGCTCGGCTGA
- a CDS encoding type IV pilus twitching motility protein PilT, whose protein sequence is MRDLLIAMAERNASDLHITSGAPPTLRVHGHLVPLEYPPLTPDQTKALAYSLITTEQRERFEANHELDFSYGITGLSRYRVNIYQQKNAVGIAIRSIPHQPKVFEELGLPADICNTLISKHKGMILITGPTGHGKTTTMAAMIDKINKTRDVHIVTVEDPLEYLYDHNKALVNQREVGQDTHSFPAALKYVLRQDPDVVLIGEMRDLETIQAALTIAETGHLTFATLHTNSCAQSIDRVIDVFPPHQQSQVRAQLALVLEAVFNQLLIPRKDGRGRMLAMEILVATPAIRNMIREEKVHQIYSAMQAGQKFGMQTMNQALANLYLRGQISRQEAISRSLYPEEFLRLIEQPAQVGSR, encoded by the coding sequence ATGCGGGACCTGCTGATCGCGATGGCCGAGCGCAACGCGTCCGACCTCCACATCACGTCGGGCGCGCCGCCGACCCTCCGGGTGCACGGCCATCTGGTGCCGCTCGAGTATCCTCCGCTCACGCCCGACCAGACCAAAGCCCTGGCCTACAGCCTGATCACGACGGAGCAGCGGGAGCGGTTCGAGGCCAATCACGAGCTCGACTTCTCCTACGGGATCACCGGGCTCTCCCGGTACCGCGTCAACATCTACCAGCAGAAGAACGCCGTCGGCATCGCCATCCGCTCGATCCCGCATCAGCCGAAGGTGTTCGAGGAACTGGGGCTGCCGGCCGACATCTGCAACACGCTCATCTCGAAGCACAAGGGGATGATCCTGATCACCGGCCCCACCGGTCACGGGAAGACGACGACGATGGCGGCGATGATCGACAAGATCAACAAGACCCGTGACGTCCACATCGTCACCGTGGAAGACCCCCTCGAGTACCTGTACGACCACAACAAGGCGCTGGTGAACCAGCGCGAGGTGGGTCAGGACACCCATTCCTTCCCGGCGGCGCTGAAGTACGTCCTCCGTCAGGACCCGGACGTCGTGCTGATCGGCGAGATGCGGGACCTCGAGACGATCCAGGCGGCGCTGACCATCGCCGAGACGGGCCACCTCACCTTCGCCACCTTGCACACCAACTCCTGCGCGCAATCGATCGACCGCGTGATCGACGTGTTCCCGCCCCACCAGCAGTCTCAGGTGCGGGCCCAGCTGGCTCTCGTGCTGGAGGCGGTGTTCAACCAGCTCCTGATCCCCCGGAAGGACGGCCGCGGCCGGATGCTGGCCATGGAGATCCTGGTCGCCACGCCGGCCATCCGCAACATGATCCGGGAAGAGAAGGTGCACCAGATCTATTCGGCGATGCAGGCCGGCCAAAAGTTCGGGATGCAGACCATGAACCAGGCGCTGGCCAATCTGTACCTGCGGGGGCAGATCAGCCGGCAGGAAGCGATCTCGCGAAGCCTCTACCCGGAGGAGTTCTTGCGCCTGATCGAGCAGCCCGCCCAGGTAGGCTCGCGGTAA